The following coding sequences lie in one Coxiella endosymbiont of Amblyomma americanum genomic window:
- the murG gene encoding undecaprenyldiphospho-muramoylpentapeptide beta-N-acetylglucosaminyltransferase, with protein sequence MKRILIISGGTGGHIFPALEVARALQYQGIEIYWLGTTNGLEKKLVAHEFPLNLIKIKSCRKEGLMKKILMLFPLIKVIFQSYLMIRKMKPKMVLGMGGCVSGPVGFAAWLHRIPIVIHEQNVVAGLTNRLLAKIAKSILQAFPGTFSCRKNVSTTGNPIRAELIHTPLPRERLMDRTGPLRVLILGGSQGAHSINQKIMIALRNYPHPEKLAIWHQTGLSDFKWVKGFYEIFSFEVRVDVFIDEITKAYTWADLIICRAGALTVSEITAVGIASIVIPYPYSTDNHQFYNGRFLEKKGAAIVIPEKLLTVKCLVNYLKQFIKDRSRLLIMAERARSLAKSGAIQRVVDECKRML encoded by the coding sequence ATGAAGCGAATATTAATTATATCTGGAGGTACAGGAGGACATATTTTCCCTGCTCTCGAGGTGGCGCGTGCACTACAATATCAAGGTATAGAAATCTATTGGTTAGGGACTACAAATGGTTTAGAAAAGAAGCTGGTTGCTCACGAGTTTCCACTAAATTTGATTAAAATCAAATCATGTCGAAAAGAGGGATTAATGAAAAAAATTCTTATGCTTTTTCCTTTGATAAAAGTAATATTTCAATCTTATTTAATGATACGAAAAATGAAACCAAAAATGGTTTTAGGCATGGGAGGATGTGTATCAGGACCTGTGGGATTTGCTGCGTGGCTGCATCGCATACCCATAGTTATTCATGAACAAAATGTAGTAGCAGGATTAACTAATCGGTTATTAGCGAAAATAGCTAAATCCATCTTGCAAGCTTTTCCCGGCACTTTTTCTTGTAGAAAAAATGTAAGCACTACTGGAAATCCTATTCGAGCTGAATTAATTCATACGCCTTTACCGCGGGAACGTTTAATGGATCGAACAGGACCCTTACGAGTGTTAATTTTAGGAGGTAGCCAAGGCGCCCATTCAATTAATCAAAAAATAATGATAGCCTTAAGAAATTATCCTCATCCAGAGAAACTTGCGATTTGGCACCAAACCGGACTATCTGATTTCAAGTGGGTTAAAGGGTTTTATGAAATTTTTTCTTTTGAGGTACGAGTTGATGTGTTTATTGATGAGATAACTAAAGCTTACACATGGGCTGATTTAATTATTTGTCGTGCAGGTGCCTTAACAGTAAGTGAAATTACAGCGGTCGGTATAGCTAGTATTGTTATTCCTTATCCTTATTCTACAGATAATCATCAATTTTATAATGGTCGATTCTTAGAGAAGAAAGGAGCCGCTATTGTTATTCCGGAAAAATTATTAACGGTAAAGTGTTTAGTTAATTATCTTAAGCAATTCATTAAGGATAGAAGTCGTTTATTGATAATGGCGGAACGTGCTCGCAGTTTAGCAAAATCAGGAGCTATACAACGCGTTGTCGATGAATGTAAGAGAATGTTATGA
- the rsmH gene encoding 16S rRNA (cytosine(1402)-N(4))-methyltransferase RsmH, whose amino-acid sequence MKIYHHRPVLLNEVTAALFIHRNGLYVDATFGRGGHSFNVLKRLGLKGHLLAMDKDPTAIVSAINTNFFFRDERFTIVHESFSNLEKVIRNYGWHGKVDGIILDLGVSSPQLDDPRRGFGFMKDGPLDMRMNEKQKMSATTWLNQAKKKDIRYVLWHYGEERYARRIAEAIIEARKKKYITRTLQLSDIIVKAVPCYEIKKHPATRTFQAIRIFINRELDELSKCLPQCLQVLAIHGRLCVISFHSLEDRIVKYFIQQESSDSLPRELPILGHEIKQRIRIVGKLIKPTKIEISKNPRARSARLRVVEKLV is encoded by the coding sequence ATGAAAATATATCATCATAGACCGGTTTTACTTAATGAAGTGACAGCGGCACTATTTATTCACCGAAATGGTTTATATGTTGATGCAACTTTTGGCAGAGGAGGACATAGTTTTAATGTGCTAAAAAGATTAGGACTTAAAGGCCACTTATTAGCAATGGACAAAGATCCTACAGCCATTGTTTCTGCAATTAATACTAATTTTTTTTTTCGTGACGAAAGATTTACTATTGTTCATGAAAGCTTTTCGAATCTAGAAAAGGTTATACGGAACTATGGATGGCATGGGAAAGTAGACGGGATTATTCTTGATCTTGGTGTTTCGTCACCACAATTAGATGATCCTAGGCGAGGTTTTGGTTTTATGAAAGATGGACCTTTAGATATGCGAATGAATGAAAAGCAAAAAATGAGTGCAACTACTTGGCTTAATCAAGCTAAAAAGAAAGATATTCGATATGTACTCTGGCATTACGGAGAAGAACGCTATGCCAGACGCATTGCGGAAGCGATCATTGAAGCGAGGAAAAAAAAATATATTACTCGTACATTACAATTGAGTGACATTATAGTAAAAGCTGTTCCTTGCTATGAAATAAAAAAACATCCGGCAACACGTACATTTCAAGCAATTAGAATTTTTATTAATCGTGAGTTAGATGAATTAAGTAAGTGTCTTCCTCAGTGCTTACAAGTATTAGCAATTCATGGAAGATTGTGTGTAATTAGTTTCCATTCATTGGAGGATCGAATTGTTAAATATTTTATCCAGCAAGAATCATCTGATTCTTTGCCGAGAGAACTACCTATTTTGGGACACGAAATAAAACAGCGCATAAGAATAGTAGGTAAGCTAATAAAACCTACCAAGATAGAGATTAGTAAAAATCCGAGAGCACGAAGTGCCCGATTGCGTGTTGTGGAAAAGTTAGTGTGA
- a CDS encoding peptidoglycan D,D-transpeptidase FtsI family protein, with the protein MHVQKACRFFGLWFLLCITVIGLLWRLIDLNIFYRSFLLKQSKARTFRVIKIPVYRGMITDRLGTPLAISVPVNSVWVNPRLFQATSSQLSALSYFLHMPAFLIKTRIQKELRRQFIYLKRDNSSYISRKIRQLNISGVFVQRENKRYYPEGEITAHVVGFTNIDDQGQEGLELAYNQWLSGKSGRAEVVKDRLGYIVTEDCSLMKQPILGHNLILSLDHRIQYVAYQALKETVSAYHAKSGSVIVLNVKNGEILAMVNQPSYNPNNRPLHYNSHYRNRAVTDMFEPGSVIKAFTVISALENGKYTPNTKIDTNPGWMKIGNYRISDNGSNFGVISLTQLLQYSSNIAAAKVLLSLKPSNYYSLLRKLGFGQRTSSGFPGESSGKLISHNVWTPTMVATLGYGYGMAVTAIQLAQAYAILGSGGISRPITFIKIQHTPVIGVRVLSERIAKAVIEMLKAVIKKGGTGTRAAVHGYCVAGKTGTAYISGLHGYDRQHYIASFVGIAPADNPKLVVAVVIRDPKGEHFGGLIAAPLFSKIMSKVLYFFDDY; encoded by the coding sequence ATGCATGTGCAGAAAGCTTGTCGGTTTTTTGGATTGTGGTTTTTACTGTGTATTACAGTAATTGGATTGTTATGGCGTTTAATTGATTTAAATATCTTTTATCGATCTTTTTTATTGAAGCAAAGTAAGGCACGGACCTTTCGAGTGATTAAAATTCCGGTTTACCGAGGTATGATTACTGATCGACTAGGAACTCCTCTGGCTATTAGCGTTCCAGTCAATTCTGTTTGGGTTAATCCGCGATTATTTCAAGCAACATCTTCTCAATTGTCTGCGCTTTCATATTTTTTACACATGCCTGCGTTTCTTATTAAAACACGTATTCAAAAAGAGTTACGTCGTCAATTTATTTATTTAAAAAGGGATAATTCCTCTTATATTTCAAGAAAAATTCGACAATTAAATATTTCGGGTGTTTTTGTTCAACGTGAAAATAAACGCTATTATCCTGAAGGGGAGATAACAGCTCATGTAGTTGGATTTACTAATATTGATGATCAAGGACAAGAAGGTCTAGAATTAGCTTATAATCAATGGTTGTCAGGAAAATCAGGAAGAGCAGAAGTGGTTAAAGATCGCTTAGGTTATATAGTGACAGAAGATTGCTCTTTAATGAAACAACCTATACTGGGACATAATCTAATTTTGAGTTTGGATCATCGAATTCAATACGTAGCTTATCAAGCTTTAAAAGAAACGGTTTCTGCTTATCACGCAAAATCTGGTTCTGTGATAGTATTAAATGTAAAGAACGGAGAAATTTTAGCGATGGTTAATCAACCAAGTTACAATCCAAACAATCGACCGTTGCATTACAATAGCCATTATAGAAATCGCGCAGTAACCGATATGTTTGAACCTGGATCCGTAATTAAAGCTTTTACCGTTATATCGGCATTAGAAAATGGAAAATACACACCAAATACTAAAATAGATACTAATCCCGGATGGATGAAAATTGGTAATTATCGAATTAGTGATAATGGTTCAAATTTTGGTGTTATTTCACTGACACAATTATTACAGTATTCAAGTAATATTGCTGCAGCAAAGGTTTTGTTGTCACTTAAACCATCAAACTATTATTCTTTGTTACGCAAATTAGGATTTGGTCAACGTACCAGTAGCGGTTTTCCTGGAGAATCTTCTGGAAAACTCATTTCACATAATGTGTGGACACCTACTATGGTGGCAACATTAGGGTATGGTTATGGTATGGCAGTTACTGCTATTCAGTTGGCACAAGCTTATGCAATTCTAGGATCCGGAGGAATCAGCAGACCAATAACTTTTATAAAAATACAGCACACGCCTGTAATTGGTGTGCGTGTTTTGTCAGAAAGAATAGCAAAAGCGGTTATAGAAATGCTAAAAGCAGTAATAAAAAAAGGTGGTACAGGAACTCGAGCTGCTGTCCATGGGTATTGTGTAGCAGGTAAAACCGGAACTGCTTATATTTCTGGATTACATGGTTACGATAGACAGCATTATATAGCTTCTTTTGTCGGAATCGCACCAGCTGATAATCCTAAACTAGTAGTGGCTGTTGTTATTCGTGATCCTAAGGGTGAACATTTTGGGGGATTGATAGCGGCCCCATTATTTTCTAAAATTATGAGTAAAGTTCTATATTTTTTTGATGACTATTAA
- a CDS encoding UDP-N-acetylmuramoyl-tripeptide--D-alanyl-D-alanine ligase — translation MKLSQVVQKLDAKFRGKDRDFKYISIDTRTMKPGSLFIALKGPRFDAHDFIQLALERGAVGAIVSRWVTVPLSQIFVNNTHTALMQLANYQRNKVKKTTIVAVTGSCGKTTTKVLISNILSQKGNVLTSDGNFNNSIGLSITLLNLHTKHKYAVVELGASRPEEISRLARITKPNIAIVTNAGLAHLEGFNNIEGVAKAKGEIYQELSLNQIAIVNNDDPFANFWKKIISTRRIITFSCNDKADVTAKNISVNFKGYPNFRLILPNGETDIIQLSLLGRHNITNALAAAAVACVENFSITTIKFGLENTIAVNRRLVSLKGYRGATIIDDSYNANPLSVSSAIDVLSTFHKCRLILVLGDMQELGDEKNRLHCYVGKKAFQSGVHELFCYGLLTRYAAKTFGDHAYYFNDQKALLTVLKDHLDKNTVVLVKGSFSMNMGKIVDELIGK, via the coding sequence ATGAAACTTTCACAAGTCGTTCAAAAACTTGACGCAAAATTTAGAGGGAAAGATAGGGATTTTAAATATATTAGTATTGACACTCGTACCATGAAACCGGGAAGCCTTTTTATTGCTTTAAAAGGCCCGCGTTTTGATGCCCATGATTTCATACAGTTAGCGTTAGAGCGAGGAGCCGTTGGAGCCATTGTTAGTCGTTGGGTAACGGTTCCTTTGTCGCAAATTTTTGTCAATAATACTCATACTGCTCTCATGCAATTAGCGAATTATCAACGTAATAAAGTAAAAAAAACGACAATTGTTGCGGTAACTGGTAGTTGTGGTAAAACAACTACTAAGGTGCTGATCTCTAATATTCTTTCCCAAAAAGGCAATGTATTAACCAGCGACGGTAACTTTAATAATAGTATTGGGTTATCCATAACATTGTTGAATTTACATACCAAACATAAGTATGCTGTGGTAGAGCTAGGGGCAAGTCGTCCTGAGGAAATTTCTCGGTTGGCGCGGATAACAAAACCTAATATTGCTATTGTTACTAATGCTGGTTTAGCACACCTAGAAGGATTTAATAATATTGAAGGAGTAGCAAAAGCTAAGGGGGAAATTTATCAAGAATTATCGCTTAATCAAATTGCTATTGTTAATAACGATGATCCTTTTGCAAATTTCTGGAAAAAAATAATAAGTACACGGAGAATCATTACTTTTTCTTGTAATGATAAAGCTGATGTTACTGCAAAAAATATTTCAGTAAATTTTAAAGGTTATCCAAATTTTCGCTTGATATTACCAAATGGAGAAACTGATATTATTCAACTTTCCCTTTTAGGGAGACATAATATAACAAATGCATTAGCAGCAGCAGCCGTTGCTTGTGTCGAAAATTTTTCGATTACTACAATAAAATTCGGTTTAGAAAACACTATCGCAGTTAATAGACGATTAGTTTCTTTGAAAGGATATCGAGGAGCTACTATTATCGATGATAGTTATAATGCAAATCCGTTATCAGTATCTTCTGCTATTGATGTGTTATCCACTTTTCATAAGTGTCGTTTAATTTTAGTTTTAGGAGATATGCAGGAATTAGGAGATGAGAAAAATCGATTACATTGTTATGTAGGCAAAAAAGCGTTTCAATCTGGTGTTCATGAATTATTTTGTTATGGATTACTCACCCGATATGCTGCTAAAACTTTTGGTGATCATGCGTATTATTTTAATGATCAAAAAGCATTGTTAACTGTATTAAAAGATCATTTGGACAAAAACACAGTTGTATTAGTAAAAGGTTCTTTTTCTATGAATATGGGAAAAATTGTGGATGAACTTATTGGAAAATAA
- the ftsW gene encoding putative lipid II flippase FtsW, with protein MRQKLKVLWIYDRWIIISTLFLLALGLLMVASASMVISDWRFSHPFHYFIHQLTYLIIGLLIIIIVSYVPIKVLQKYSSNLLLLSFLLLIMVLFPRIGRTVNGSRRWIQLGFFSLQVSEVVKLAAILYLANYLNRYQNIVCSQELKGFLKPIILLTFLTILLLLEPDFGSVVVITMIYMALLFLSGMRLWPFFILLFLVIISLIALVVLSHYRLRRLTAFLHPWNNAFGSGYQLTQSLIAFGRGGLFGVGLGNGIQKLFYLPEAYTDFLFAVLAEELGLIGELLLFILFIILIVRIFIIGRLSEINNQLFSAYVSYGFALWFWLQILINIGVNVGVLPIKGLTLPLISYGGSSMLISCLVVGILLRISRETQQEHNEKKKRFRLTNY; from the coding sequence ATGCGACAAAAATTAAAAGTTTTATGGATTTATGATCGTTGGATTATTATTTCTACTTTGTTTTTACTGGCATTAGGTTTACTTATGGTGGCTTCGGCCTCTATGGTTATTTCAGATTGGCGATTTAGTCATCCTTTCCATTACTTTATTCATCAGCTAACCTATCTAATTATAGGTTTATTAATAATTATTATAGTTTCTTATGTACCCATTAAAGTTTTACAGAAATACAGTAGTAATTTACTTTTATTGAGTTTTCTGTTGTTGATAATGGTCTTATTTCCAAGAATTGGTAGAACAGTCAACGGGAGCAGACGTTGGATCCAGTTAGGATTTTTTTCTTTACAAGTTTCAGAAGTCGTAAAATTAGCAGCAATTTTATATTTAGCAAATTATCTAAATCGTTATCAAAACATAGTATGTAGTCAAGAGCTTAAAGGATTTTTAAAGCCAATAATACTTTTAACATTTTTAACTATTTTATTGTTATTGGAACCAGATTTTGGATCTGTTGTTGTTATTACCATGATATACATGGCTCTTTTATTTCTCAGTGGTATGCGTTTATGGCCTTTTTTTATATTATTATTTTTAGTAATAATTTCTTTAATTGCTTTAGTGGTTTTATCTCACTATCGATTACGACGATTAACGGCTTTTCTACATCCTTGGAATAATGCGTTTGGTTCAGGCTATCAATTAACACAATCTTTAATTGCATTTGGACGTGGAGGTCTATTTGGAGTGGGATTAGGCAATGGTATACAGAAATTATTTTATTTACCAGAAGCGTATACAGATTTTTTATTTGCAGTACTTGCTGAGGAATTAGGTTTAATTGGGGAGCTGTTATTATTTATTTTATTTATTATTTTAATTGTTCGAATTTTTATAATTGGACGCCTTTCTGAAATAAATAATCAGTTGTTTTCAGCTTATGTTTCTTATGGATTTGCTTTATGGTTCTGGTTGCAGATATTAATTAATATTGGAGTTAATGTAGGAGTGTTACCTATCAAAGGTTTGACTTTACCTCTTATCAGTTACGGAGGAAGTAGTATGCTAATTAGTTGTTTGGTTGTTGGAATTTTATTAAGAATTTCTCGTGAAACACAACAAGAACACAATGAAAAGAAAAAACGATTCCGCCTAACCAATTATTAG
- the murD gene encoding UDP-N-acetylmuramoyl-L-alanine--D-glutamate ligase codes for MSLDKKLTVIVGLGKTGFSCAKFLAERNQSFAITDHRKEPPQLEKLVRFYPRTELALGKLSENLLCKAKQIILSPGVPLSEPIIAKQIAMGKPVISDIELFAQVTKKPIVAITGSNGKTTVTTIIELMMKLSGINAITCGNIGRPVLQQIYLDPEYYVLELSSFQLETTFSLKPYVATILNISEDHMDRYVSLAEYIRAKQRIYNSCAIPVINADASNIYKNFSFKKRLLSFGFWNRADFSLVSYKGSIFIAYRGHKVLSVKELKLHANHNIQNALAALALGTAVDIPIDIMCKVLRNFTGIQHCCQWVRKYKGVDYYNDSKGTNVSATQAAIVSLGNAMKGKLILIAGGKGKGADFFALKSVVKRYVKQVVLIGEDTPRLESALHGCTKILRAFSMEEAVKRSSDVAQPGEGVLLSPACASYDMFKNYAHRGNVFSKIVKEL; via the coding sequence ATGTCATTAGATAAAAAATTAACTGTTATTGTAGGTTTAGGTAAAACAGGATTTTCATGCGCTAAATTTTTGGCAGAGAGAAATCAATCCTTTGCAATCACCGATCATCGAAAAGAACCTCCGCAGTTAGAGAAACTTGTACGATTTTATCCTCGTACAGAATTAGCGTTGGGCAAATTGTCGGAAAATTTATTATGCAAAGCAAAACAAATTATATTAAGTCCTGGTGTACCTCTCAGCGAGCCAATTATCGCTAAACAAATAGCGATGGGTAAGCCTGTCATTAGTGACATTGAGCTGTTTGCTCAAGTAACTAAAAAACCTATCGTCGCTATCACTGGTTCTAATGGGAAAACTACAGTAACAACAATTATTGAGTTAATGATGAAACTTTCGGGGATCAATGCTATTACTTGCGGGAATATTGGACGTCCAGTATTGCAACAAATTTACCTTGATCCTGAATATTATGTTTTAGAGTTATCCAGTTTTCAATTAGAGACAACTTTTTCTCTAAAACCTTATGTTGCAACAATATTAAACATTAGCGAAGATCACATGGATCGATATGTTAGTTTGGCAGAATATATTCGAGCTAAACAGCGTATTTATAATTCTTGTGCAATACCTGTTATTAATGCAGACGCATCAAATATTTATAAAAATTTTTCATTTAAAAAAAGACTGTTATCCTTTGGGTTTTGGAATCGTGCGGATTTTTCATTAGTATCGTATAAGGGGAGTATTTTCATTGCATATCGTGGCCATAAGGTTTTGTCTGTCAAAGAATTAAAGCTGCATGCTAATCATAATATCCAAAACGCATTAGCCGCTTTAGCATTAGGAACAGCAGTAGATATACCTATAGACATTATGTGTAAAGTTTTACGTAACTTCACAGGTATCCAGCATTGTTGTCAATGGGTGCGAAAGTATAAAGGTGTAGATTATTATAATGATTCAAAAGGAACTAATGTTAGCGCAACTCAAGCTGCAATTGTAAGTTTAGGAAATGCTATGAAAGGAAAATTGATTTTAATTGCGGGAGGAAAGGGGAAAGGAGCAGATTTTTTTGCTTTAAAAAGTGTAGTTAAACGTTATGTGAAGCAAGTTGTTTTAATTGGAGAAGACACGCCAAGATTAGAAAGCGCCCTACATGGCTGCACAAAAATTTTGCGTGCTTTTTCTATGGAAGAAGCTGTAAAGCGGTCCTCAGATGTTGCGCAACCAGGTGAAGGTGTTTTGTTATCTCCTGCTTGTGCTAGTTACGATATGTTTAAAAACTATGCGCACCGAGGTAACGTATTTTCTAAAATTGTGAAAGAACTTTAA
- a CDS encoding UDP-N-acetylmuramoyl-L-alanyl-D-glutamate--2,6-diaminopimelate ligase, whose translation MTIKFSSDFKASNVSFSKLLKGFIDNGLLLPDVLIRELKTDSRQVQVGDLFMAYPGFHTDGRLYIKEALNRGAAAVLYDDTSNYKLSINSSVPLISIVGLRSRIGEIAARFYGYPAKYLKIIGITGTNGKTSCAHFIAQLLQFQNVSCAVLSTLGYGSINSLKKINCTTPDPLKLQKILAHFHKSKIKVVIIEVSSHALDQWRVSGIRFSIAVFTQLSRDHLDYHKSMKNYARAKELLFQQTNLSFGVINYDDVFGKYLITKYYKKLTIIGYSIKKDAKDDRISLVIATTVKMLTQGNFSVTVQTPWGSGILTTSLYGRFNIINFLAVIGVLGLFNIPLKKVLVGLSKLKNISGRMQIVRRTGSPRIVIDYAHTPHALKNILVSLRECCNGQLICVFGCGGNRDRGKRSQMGAIAERYADQIIITNDNPRNELPLTIIQDIQLGFKNPQSIMIETDRTLAIRSAVQKATVNDIVLIAGKGHETTQIIDKKVFPFNDLQKVKEALVYETFTSRSKT comes from the coding sequence ATGACTATTAAATTTTCCTCAGATTTCAAAGCAAGTAACGTTTCCTTTAGTAAACTATTAAAAGGATTTATCGATAATGGACTGTTATTACCTGACGTCTTAATTCGAGAACTTAAAACTGACAGTCGACAAGTGCAAGTAGGCGATCTTTTCATGGCTTATCCTGGATTTCACACGGATGGGCGGCTTTATATTAAGGAAGCGCTTAATAGAGGAGCAGCTGCTGTGCTTTATGATGATACTAGTAATTACAAACTTTCAATCAATAGTTCCGTTCCTCTAATTTCTATTGTAGGATTACGCAGTCGAATTGGTGAAATTGCAGCTCGTTTTTACGGATATCCAGCGAAATACTTGAAAATTATTGGTATAACAGGCACTAATGGGAAGACCTCATGCGCGCATTTTATTGCTCAATTATTACAATTTCAAAATGTATCGTGTGCTGTACTTAGCACTCTCGGTTATGGTTCTATCAATAGTTTAAAAAAGATAAATTGTACTACTCCAGATCCTTTGAAATTACAAAAAATTTTGGCGCATTTTCATAAATCAAAGATTAAAGTTGTTATTATAGAAGTTTCGTCTCATGCGTTAGATCAATGGAGAGTAAGCGGTATACGTTTTAGTATCGCTGTCTTTACTCAATTGTCTCGTGATCATTTAGACTATCATAAGAGTATGAAAAATTATGCTCGAGCAAAAGAATTGTTGTTTCAGCAAACCAATTTAAGTTTTGGAGTAATTAACTACGATGATGTATTCGGAAAATACCTTATTACGAAATACTATAAAAAACTAACGATAATTGGATATTCTATAAAAAAAGATGCAAAAGACGATCGTATTTCTCTTGTAATAGCCACAACTGTAAAAATGTTAACACAAGGTAATTTTTCGGTGACTGTGCAGACTCCTTGGGGAAGCGGTATATTAACTACTTCTCTCTATGGGCGATTTAATATTATTAATTTCTTAGCAGTCATTGGAGTGCTTGGATTATTTAATATACCTCTAAAAAAGGTACTTGTAGGATTATCGAAATTGAAAAATATTTCTGGCAGAATGCAAATAGTGAGACGCACTGGAAGTCCGCGAATAGTAATAGACTATGCACATACACCTCATGCTTTAAAAAATATATTAGTATCGTTGAGAGAATGTTGTAATGGTCAATTAATTTGTGTTTTTGGTTGTGGTGGAAATCGTGATCGCGGTAAACGATCACAAATGGGAGCTATTGCGGAACGCTACGCGGATCAGATTATTATTACTAATGACAATCCACGTAACGAATTGCCCTTGACAATTATTCAAGATATACAATTGGGATTTAAAAATCCTCAATCGATAATGATTGAAACCGATCGCACTCTCGCAATTCGTTCTGCTGTGCAAAAAGCTACAGTTAATGATATTGTTTTAATCGCAGGTAAAGGACATGAAACTACTCAGATTATTGATAAGAAGGTTTTTCCTTTTAACGATTTGCAAAAGGTAAAGGAAGCGTTAGTTTATGAAACTTTCACAAGTCGTTCAAAAACTTGA
- the ftsL gene encoding cell division protein FtsL, which translates to MNTITRVFLNKHLRKLNYLSRVVQKEALIISLVIALLCSAFCVIYIKDLHRELFIQYQILQNRTLEAQVQWRKLLLEQSTLSTQFRIQKIATQRLGMKIPTEKEIIFIS; encoded by the coding sequence ATGAATACTATAACTCGTGTTTTTCTTAATAAGCATTTAAGAAAGCTGAATTATTTGTCCAGAGTAGTACAGAAAGAAGCATTGATAATCTCTTTAGTAATTGCTTTATTATGTTCAGCTTTTTGTGTTATTTATATCAAGGATCTTCATCGAGAACTATTTATACAGTATCAAATTTTACAGAATAGAACATTGGAAGCACAGGTTCAATGGAGAAAATTATTATTAGAGCAAAGTACTTTGTCCACGCAATTTCGAATCCAAAAAATAGCCACACAACGACTCGGGATGAAAATACCTACTGAAAAAGAGATAATTTTTATTAGTTGA
- the mraY gene encoding phospho-N-acetylmuramoyl-pentapeptide-transferase yields MFLWLIRFLHYHFNDCCVFNCVIFRSIVSGLTALVITFISCPYLIEKFKKLQINQTIRDSGPQTHSKKSGTPTMGGILIILAIMISTVLWGNLTNRFIWIILLIAIIFGSIGCVDDYYKVIKKNSSNGLSIRLKYLLQSLASFVAAIYFYLTSTSPSDTQLIVPFLKNVSFHLGFLYIFLVYFVVIGSSNAVNLTDGLDGLALMPVIMISGALGVFAYSSGNRVFAEYVSIPYIPGIDEIVVFCSALVGGGLGFLWYNAYPAQVFMGDVGSLGLGAALGVIAVLLLQEIVYFFMSGVFVFETLSVIIQVGYFKLSGGNRAFRMAPLHHHFELKGLSEPKIIIRFWIITFILVIFGLTTLKLR; encoded by the coding sequence ATGTTTCTTTGGCTTATCAGATTTTTACACTATCATTTTAATGATTGTTGTGTTTTTAATTGTGTCATATTTCGTTCTATTGTAAGCGGTTTAACCGCACTGGTTATTACTTTTATTTCATGTCCGTATTTAATAGAAAAATTTAAAAAATTGCAAATTAATCAAACGATAAGAGATAGCGGGCCTCAGACACACTCAAAAAAATCTGGAACTCCTACTATGGGTGGTATTCTTATTATATTGGCTATTATGATCAGCACTGTATTATGGGGAAATCTTACTAATAGGTTTATATGGATTATTTTATTGATTGCAATAATCTTTGGATCTATAGGATGTGTTGATGATTATTATAAAGTGATTAAAAAGAATAGTAGTAATGGATTATCTATACGCCTAAAATATCTTCTACAATCTTTGGCTAGTTTTGTAGCGGCGATTTATTTCTACTTAACATCTACAAGTCCTAGTGATACTCAATTAATCGTTCCGTTCTTAAAAAATGTATCGTTCCATTTAGGATTTCTTTATATTTTTCTCGTCTATTTTGTGGTCATAGGGAGCAGTAATGCCGTAAATTTAACCGATGGATTAGATGGTTTAGCTCTCATGCCTGTTATAATGATTAGTGGTGCATTGGGAGTTTTCGCTTACTCCAGTGGAAACCGTGTTTTTGCGGAGTATGTATCGATTCCCTACATTCCTGGAATTGATGAAATCGTTGTTTTTTGCAGCGCCTTAGTAGGCGGGGGTTTGGGATTTTTATGGTACAATGCTTATCCTGCTCAGGTTTTTATGGGGGATGTAGGTTCATTAGGATTGGGTGCTGCTTTAGGAGTGATTGCGGTCTTGCTTCTTCAAGAGATAGTATATTTTTTCATGTCAGGAGTTTTTGTTTTTGAAACTTTGTCTGTTATCATCCAAGTTGGTTATTTTAAACTATCAGGCGGTAATCGAGCTTTTCGGATGGCACCATTGCATCATCATTTCGAATTAAAGGGTTTGTCCGAACCTAAAATCATTATTCGATTTTGGATTATTACTTTTATTTTAGTGATATTTGGATTGACCACTTTAAAATTGAGATAA